One genomic region from Prevotella sp. Rep29 encodes:
- a CDS encoding peptidylprolyl isomerase — MRKLFSIIGTVVLLASFASPAVSSFKENNSFVASSDTIITSEEGAPNVIDEVIWVVGDEPILKSDVEVMRIQGEAEGYKWKGNPDCAIPEQIAVQKLFLHQAGLDSIEVTESEVTQEVEDRINWMIQQTGSREKLEEYRGMSLTQIRQEMRDDLRNQILVQRMRQELVKDVSVTPADVRRYFQDLPQDSLPFVPTTVELQIITRQPRVEEEEVNRIKNQLREYTERVNNGETTFATLARLYSEDGSARAGGELGYTPRAALDPAFASVAFGLTDPKKISKIVETEFGYHIIQLVDKSGDRINVRHILLKPRISSEAVKAASERLDSLAQDIRDKKFTFDDATYVSDDKDTRMNRGLMAFYNRETGERTSRFRMQDLPTEIAREVEKLQVGEISAPFQMVNDKGKNVCAIIKLKARTESHRATIAEDFQILKGIVLNKRRDQVIHDWVVNKIKNTYVRMNERYRDCDFEYEGWVK; from the coding sequence ATGAGAAAACTTTTTTCTATCATAGGAACTGTTGTCCTGCTCGCATCATTCGCAAGTCCGGCAGTCAGTTCTTTTAAAGAGAACAACTCTTTTGTGGCATCTTCCGACACCATCATCACATCGGAAGAAGGTGCGCCGAATGTCATCGACGAGGTGATATGGGTCGTTGGAGACGAACCGATTCTGAAATCGGACGTGGAAGTGATGCGCATTCAAGGTGAGGCTGAAGGGTATAAATGGAAGGGAAATCCCGATTGTGCCATACCCGAGCAGATTGCCGTTCAGAAATTGTTCCTGCATCAAGCAGGTCTGGACAGTATTGAAGTGACCGAGTCGGAGGTGACACAGGAGGTGGAGGACCGTATCAACTGGATGATTCAGCAGACGGGAAGCCGTGAGAAACTGGAGGAATATCGTGGCATGTCTCTGACGCAGATACGTCAGGAGATGCGTGACGACCTCAGGAATCAGATTCTCGTTCAACGAATGCGACAGGAGTTGGTGAAAGATGTGTCAGTCACCCCTGCAGATGTGAGACGCTATTTTCAAGATCTCCCGCAGGACAGTCTGCCGTTTGTCCCGACAACGGTCGAACTGCAGATTATCACCCGCCAGCCAAGAGTTGAGGAAGAGGAGGTGAATCGCATCAAGAACCAATTGCGCGAATATACCGAGCGTGTGAATAATGGCGAGACCACATTCGCCACTTTGGCACGACTCTATTCAGAAGACGGTTCTGCACGCGCAGGAGGAGAACTGGGATACACACCGCGCGCGGCACTTGACCCTGCTTTTGCCAGTGTGGCTTTCGGACTGACCGACCCTAAGAAAATATCGAAAATCGTGGAAACAGAGTTTGGGTATCACATCATCCAGCTTGTTGACAAGAGCGGTGACCGCATCAATGTGCGGCATATCCTGCTCAAACCGCGCATCTCCAGCGAAGCCGTCAAGGCAGCCAGTGAGAGGCTCGATTCCCTGGCGCAAGATATCCGTGATAAGAAGTTTACGTTCGACGATGCGACCTACGTGTCCGACGATAAAGATACGCGTATGAATCGCGGATTGATGGCATTCTATAACAGGGAAACAGGAGAACGCACATCCCGATTCCGCATGCAGGATCTTCCGACAGAAATAGCACGGGAAGTGGAAAAGTTGCAGGTCGGTGAAATCTCTGCACCGTTCCAGATGGTCAACGATAAAGGAAAGAATGTTTGTGCGATTATCAAGTTGAAAGCAAGAACGGAGAGCCATCGCGCCACCATCGCAGAAGATTTTCAGATTTTGAAAGGCATAGTGCTGAACAAACGTCGTGATCAGGTTATTCACGATTGGGTGGTAAACAAAATCAAGAACACCTATGTTCGCATGAACGAACGTTATCGTGATTGCGACTTTGAATACGAGGGATGGGTTAAATGA